One window from the genome of Tolypothrix sp. NIES-4075 encodes:
- a CDS encoding IS630 family transposase (programmed frameshift), translated as MGARIRVFLTREQDKTLLNLRTADVPQKVKDRAEVVRLNAHGWYVEKIAAHFNWTPQTVREVLHKWEKLGIQGLWEKSGRGGKTKYNEEDIIFLEECLKTEPRTYNSLQLAQKLERDRHIKLSPDRLRRVLKKGVIWKRARKSHKGKQDPIVREKKQADLDMLQLAAAAGEIDLKYLDESGFCAWSEPSYTYYHRGEQKHLEQTQRRGRRLSIIGFFQPLISFIYGLVIGGVSRKSYIEMMELEALDAQNIGRMRVIVQDNGPIHRCQQVQQLWSKWERMGLYIFFLPKYCSQMNPIELEWQHLKKDELAGKMFDDELQLAYAVIDGIQTRGEKGNHSTQRIKFNSNSCG; from the exons ATGGGCGCTCGCATCAGGGTATTTCTAACTCGTGAGCAAGACAAAACCCTTTTAAACCTAAGAACTGCGGATGTACCACAGAAAGTGAAAGACAGAGCAGAGGTAGTCAGGTTAAACGCACATGGCTGGTACGTGGAAAAAATAGCTGCTCATTTCAATTGGACTCCTCAAACGGTAAGAGAAGTTTTACATAAATGGGAAAAGCTTGGTATACAAGGGCTTTGGGAAAAATCGGGTCGAGGGGGTAAAACGAAGTATAACGAAGAAGACATCATATTTTTGGAAGAATGTTTGAAAACAGAACCACGCACATACAACAGTCTTCAATTAGCCCAAAAATTAGAACGCGATCGCCACATTAAACTGAGTCCCGATAGATTAAGACGGGTACTC AAAAAGGGGGTGATTTGGAAAAGAGCCAGAAAGAGTCATAAAGGAAAACAAGACCCCATAGTACGTGAGAAAAAGCAGGCAGACTTAGATATGCTGCAACTAGCTGCTGCTGCCGGAGAAATAGACCTAAAATATTTAGACGAATCAGGGTTTTGTGCCTGGAGTGAGCCTAGTTACACTTATTACCACCGAGGAGAGCAAAAACACTTGGAACAAACCCAGCGTCGTGGTCGCAGATTAAGTATTATTGGGTTTTTTCAACCTTTAATCAGTTTTATTTACGGTTTGGTTATTGGGGGTGTTAGTCGTAAATCTTACATTGAGATGATGGAGCTTGAAGCTCTTGATGCCCAAAACATAGGACGCATGAGAGTAATAGTGCAGGACAACGGTCCAATACATCGATGTCAACAGGTACAACAGTTATGGTCAAAGTGGGAACGGATGGGTTTGTACATCTTCTTTTTGCCTAAATATTGCTCTCAAATGAACCCGATTGAATTGGAATGGCAACACCTTAAAAAAGATGAACTAGCGGGAAAAATGTTTGATGACGAGCTACAACTTGCCTATGCCGTAATTGATGGTATTCAAACTAGAGGGGAAAAAGGAAACCATAGTACACAACGTATTAAATTTAACTCTAATAGCTGTGGTTAA
- a CDS encoding ATP-binding protein, protein MKLPSFRLRIALLSAALAGSALVGFGAVSWFQIYNAKISRFDAEMFNQLMRSIGLPGRERSHRYADSLSYAFGTNTKIPIALLVLDANGNTLDQFNSLPADLEINRLLIQRLGLTPLPPFPKGELPPKFPINPDQERFIRPLPPPPQPQFVTLVTARETWRIGAAKLPNVQIAIAVSLQAVNQEMAGIRNIFLVSIPGTLLLVAVGAWLISGSALRPIRQLTGVIQQVTVKGLDQRIPIGTTDVEFVQLIEVFNQMLERLQRSFTQASRFSGDAAHELKTPLTILQGELERTLQQVDPGSQVQQRLSNLLDEVRRLSSIMRKLLLLSLADAGQMSLYLIEVDMSELLMEMLEDVELLAPHLAVQIDITDKLRVQGDRDLLIQVLQNLFSNAIKYNLPNGWIHIHARQSHSTLYVTIVNASKDIAVSDQERIFDRFHRGDPARTRKVEGIGLGLSLAREIARAHHGDLTLDSTSNGQTAFTLILPITLQN, encoded by the coding sequence ATGAAACTACCTTCGTTTCGACTTAGGATTGCTTTGTTGTCTGCGGCTTTGGCTGGAAGCGCATTAGTAGGGTTTGGCGCTGTGTCCTGGTTTCAGATCTACAATGCTAAAATCAGCCGCTTTGATGCAGAAATGTTCAATCAGTTGATGCGCTCAATCGGTTTACCCGGTCGAGAGCGATCGCATCGCTACGCAGACTCATTATCCTATGCCTTCGGAACAAATACAAAAATCCCCATCGCACTGCTGGTGTTAGATGCAAACGGCAACACACTTGATCAATTTAACTCTTTACCTGCCGACCTCGAAATCAATCGTCTGCTAATTCAGCGTCTTGGGTTAACACCTCTGCCACCGTTCCCTAAGGGTGAACTACCGCCAAAATTCCCTATAAATCCAGACCAAGAGCGCTTTATTCGCCCACTTCCACCTCCACCCCAACCTCAATTCGTCACCCTCGTGACGGCAAGAGAAACTTGGCGAATTGGGGCAGCTAAACTTCCTAATGTTCAAATTGCGATCGCTGTTAGTCTGCAAGCCGTCAATCAAGAGATGGCTGGCATCCGTAATATCTTCCTTGTTTCAATTCCAGGAACGCTGCTGCTGGTTGCGGTCGGTGCATGGTTGATTTCTGGTAGTGCTTTGCGTCCGATTCGGCAATTAACAGGTGTCATTCAACAGGTGACTGTTAAAGGATTAGATCAACGAATTCCGATTGGGACAACAGATGTTGAATTTGTTCAACTGATTGAGGTGTTTAACCAAATGTTGGAACGCTTGCAACGCAGTTTTACACAAGCCTCTCGCTTCAGTGGTGATGCTGCTCACGAACTGAAAACCCCACTAACCATTCTACAAGGCGAACTGGAACGAACGCTGCAACAGGTTGACCCAGGTTCCCAAGTGCAACAGCGCTTAAGCAATTTGTTGGATGAAGTGCGCCGCTTGAGTAGTATTATGCGGAAACTCTTGCTGCTGTCTTTGGCAGATGCCGGACAAATGAGTTTGTATTTAATTGAAGTGGATATGTCTGAGTTGCTAATGGAGATGTTAGAAGATGTGGAACTGCTGGCTCCCCACTTAGCTGTGCAAATTGACATTACTGATAAACTCAGAGTACAGGGCGATCGCGATCTGTTGATTCAAGTTCTGCAAAACCTCTTCAGTAATGCCATTAAATACAATCTTCCCAACGGCTGGATACACATTCACGCACGGCAAAGTCACAGTACTCTTTATGTCACGATTGTCAATGCATCAAAAGACATAGCAGTGAGCGACCAAGAGCGCATTTTTGACCGCTTCCATCGCGGCGATCCGGCTCGAACCCGCAAGGTAGAAGGAATCGGACTGGGACTCAGCCTAGCTCGTGAAATTGCCCGCGCACATCATGGCGACCTCACCCTTGACTCAACATCAAACGGTCAAACAGCATTCACCCTCATTTTGCCGATTACGTTACAGAATTGA
- a CDS encoding response regulator transcription factor, giving the protein MNILFVEDEAKIANFVRSGLKEQGFVVDYCDNGDEGYLRALDNEYDAIVLDIMVPGKDGLSILKQLRQQGRNAPVILLTARNELDDRLQGLNLGADDYIAKPFFVEELAARIHAVVRRSVGDRQNFLSVGSLKLDRITREVTCDQQAIELTSREFNLLEYLMRSPGRVFTRTQILEHVWGYDFNPNTNVVDVCIQRIRKKIDPIDETNWIESIRGVGYRFRNRDQT; this is encoded by the coding sequence GTGAACATTTTGTTTGTCGAAGATGAAGCAAAAATTGCTAACTTCGTCCGTTCCGGACTGAAGGAGCAGGGATTTGTCGTGGACTACTGCGACAACGGTGATGAAGGCTATCTGCGGGCATTAGATAATGAGTACGACGCGATCGTGCTTGACATCATGGTGCCGGGAAAAGATGGACTATCGATTTTGAAACAACTGCGGCAGCAAGGTCGGAATGCTCCGGTGATTTTGTTAACGGCTCGTAACGAACTGGACGATCGCCTGCAAGGATTGAATTTGGGAGCCGATGATTATATCGCCAAACCGTTTTTTGTGGAAGAGTTAGCGGCGCGAATTCATGCTGTTGTGCGCCGGAGTGTGGGCGATCGCCAAAATTTCCTTTCTGTAGGTTCGCTCAAACTCGATCGCATTACGCGAGAAGTCACCTGCGATCAACAGGCAATAGAACTCACCAGCCGCGAGTTTAATCTTCTAGAGTATTTAATGCGCTCTCCCGGACGAGTATTTACCCGTACCCAAATTTTAGAACACGTTTGGGGTTACGACTTTAACCCCAACACCAATGTTGTAGATGTTTGTATCCAGCGAATTCGCAAAAAAATTGACCCGATTGATGAAACAAACTGGATTGAAAGCATTCGCGGGGTTGGATACCGGTTTCGCAATCGAGATCAAACATGA
- a CDS encoding NAD(P)-dependent oxidoreductase, with product MKVGFIGTGIMGSRMAANLQKHGYEIVIFNRTQDKATSLINNGALWADTPGSVAKQVEIIFTMLANPEVVMNAAVGENGFLDNLAPNALWVDCSTVHPSFSRQMAMEAQSKQVRFLDAPVAGSKNQASKAELVFMVGGDATDVKTCQPLFEAMGSRFMHVGEYGMGTSLKLAINLLLGTSMAAFAEAVILGQALGISQEMLLKVLLGGPVTAPFLATKKEKLELEDYEAEFPLQWMQKDLHMVAIAANSAGVAIPVTSTVKELYRLAMQQGLGEKDFSAIHSFLKDGSRNE from the coding sequence ATGAAAGTTGGTTTCATTGGCACGGGAATTATGGGAAGTCGAATGGCGGCTAATTTGCAAAAGCATGGTTATGAAATAGTTATTTTCAATCGCACCCAAGACAAAGCTACCTCTCTTATCAACAATGGAGCTTTATGGGCAGATACTCCTGGATCTGTAGCAAAACAAGTTGAAATTATTTTCACCATGTTGGCAAATCCAGAAGTTGTTATGAATGCAGCAGTTGGAGAAAATGGCTTCTTAGATAACCTTGCACCAAATGCTCTATGGGTAGATTGCAGCACAGTTCATCCCTCATTTTCACGTCAGATGGCAATGGAGGCTCAAAGCAAACAAGTCAGATTTTTAGATGCTCCTGTCGCTGGCTCTAAAAACCAGGCTTCAAAAGCAGAATTAGTATTTATGGTAGGAGGAGATGCAACAGATGTGAAAACTTGCCAACCTTTGTTTGAAGCTATGGGAAGCAGGTTTATGCACGTTGGAGAATATGGGATGGGAACTTCCTTAAAACTAGCAATTAACCTATTACTGGGTACATCAATGGCAGCATTTGCCGAAGCTGTAATATTAGGGCAAGCTTTGGGTATTTCACAAGAGATGTTGCTCAAAGTTTTGTTGGGAGGACCAGTAACTGCACCCTTTTTAGCGACAAAAAAAGAAAAGCTGGAACTGGAAGATTACGAAGCTGAATTTCCTCTGCAATGGATGCAGAAAGACTTACACATGGTAGCGATCGCAGCGAACTCAGCAGGTGTGGCAATACCCGTTACAAGTACTGTCAAAGAACTATATCGTTTAGCAATGCAGCAAGGGCTAGGTGAAAAAGATTTTTCCGCTATCCATAGCTTTCTTAAAGATGGCAGTAGAAACGAATAA
- a CDS encoding Crp/Fnr family transcriptional regulator, producing MWLSFRYILINFPADLLKWVDLADQEWNLLASNFQVKTAQKQEYILLPGAKGHELYFVCSGLLRFYYITDDGMESNKAFIPENTFAGSLAAYNLDLPILYGVQALEPTMLLAANFSDFVALFEQHPIFDRLGRKLAEWLLIRKELRARSLLQQQATERYLDFVKQYPDLAKRVPQYHIASYLGITEVSLSRLKRTA from the coding sequence CTGTGGTTAAGCTTTCGTTACATACTTATAAATTTTCCCGCCGACTTACTTAAGTGGGTTGATTTAGCAGACCAAGAGTGGAACCTACTTGCGTCAAATTTTCAAGTTAAAACTGCCCAGAAACAAGAATACATTCTTCTACCTGGAGCAAAAGGACACGAACTTTACTTTGTCTGTAGTGGGCTACTTCGTTTCTACTACATTACAGACGATGGCATGGAATCAAACAAAGCATTTATTCCTGAAAATACTTTTGCAGGTTCCCTCGCGGCTTATAATCTTGATTTACCTATCCTATATGGTGTTCAAGCTCTAGAGCCGACGATGCTTTTAGCTGCAAACTTTAGTGACTTTGTAGCTTTATTTGAGCAACACCCAATATTTGACAGACTGGGACGAAAGTTAGCAGAGTGGTTACTCATAAGAAAGGAACTCCGAGCTAGAAGCTTATTGCAACAACAAGCTACTGAGCGGTATCTCGATTTTGTGAAACAATATCCCGACTTAGCTAAACGAGTGCCGCAATATCATATTGCTTCCTACTTGGGAATTACAGAAGTATCTCTATCCCGACTAAAACGTACAGCGTAA